The sequence ATATTTATCTTAATATAATGTTAATTTGTATAAATTTTTAATTATAGTTAATTTTGCAATTATGCATTGATAATAGTATTTATAATTCAAATTTGTATTAAAAATATATAAAATTTTTTCTAATTACAAAAATGCATTAAAGGAAAAAATATTAAAAAATTATTTTATTTTGTATGCTATTAGCTGGCTTTTGTTTTGTAAATTTGATAGATGAAATTAAAAAAGCTTATATCGATGAAAATTACAAAAAATGAAAGAATTATATAAAAAAGCTTGCAATAATGAAAAGATATATGGTGATTGTTATGACCTTGCTTTTTTTATATTATGCAGAAGCAGGGTAAAAAAGGATGGCAAAAAGGCAAAACAATATTTTTAAAAAGCTTGTGTGGCAACAATTACTGGTGGGTGCCTAAATCTTGCTAGTTTATATTTTAAAGGTGAAGGTGTAAAGCAAGATTATAAAAAAAGCAAAAGAGTATACTAAAAAACTTATGATTTAAGTGATAAGCAAGGCTGTGATATACATAAACAATTAATTAAACAAAAATATTAAATTTCGCAATGATTTAAATTTAACACCTAAATATAAAATTTAAATAAGCTCTACTATTTTGCTAATTCAAAAATTTCATCTATTACTTTTTTAGAATAAAACTCAGTAACTCCATACTTTTTAGTGCTATTTATAGCAACATTTTTAACCTCATCTAAAATTTCACCCTCTATTTTAAGCTCTGATAATTTAGTTGGTGTACCAATTTTTTCAAACCATTTTTTTAAAGCTAGTATTCCATCCTTAGCTTCATTAAGACCAAAAATTTCATAAGCAAATCTTTTAAATTGTTCTATATTATTATCTCTATACCACATCATCCACGCAGGCATTATCACAGAAAGCCCTGCACCATGAGGGCAATCACTAACTGCACTCATAGCATGTTCTATCATATGATTTGGAAAACTATACCCACCAAGCCCAAGATGTGTTAGACCATTTAATGCCATAGTAGCAGCCCATGCAAACTCAGCTCTTGCATTATAATCATCTGGTTTATCAAGTAAAATTTCAGTTGTTCTCATAATAGTTTTTATATTTGCTTCAACTTGCAAATTTATCAAATTTGGTCTATTTTTAGCTGTAAAATATGCTTCAATTGAGTGGGCTATAACATCACTTGCTGAATAAACTAAATACTCTCTACTAACACTTTTTTGAAGTTCTGGATTTATAACTGAAACCTTTGGAAACATTACAGGTGAAATGCAAGAGTATTTTTGTAAAGTATCTTCATTTGTTATAACCGCACCGCTATTCATCTCACTTCCTGTTGCAGCAAGAGTTATAATGTCAAATATTTTAAGAGCTTTAACTGGCTTTTTGCCTAAGAAGAAGTCCCAAACATCACCATCATAACAAGCCCCCACACTAATAGCTTTGGCTGAGTCTAAAACAGACCCACCACCAACAGCTAAAATGCTATCAGCACCATACTTTTTAGCTATCTCAATACCCTCTTTTACTTTACTTAAAACAGGGTTACTTTTAACCCCGCCACACACAGTAAATTCTATACCATTTTCTTTTAAGCTACTTATAACCACATCAAACAAACCTGAGTTTTTTATACGGTTACTTCCATATATGATCAAAGCTTTTTTAGCTTCAAATTCACTCATATACTTGCCAATATTTTTCTCTTTATCTTTTCCAAATTCAACTCTTACAGGATTGCAAAAACTAAAATTTTCCATTTTTTCTCCTAATATGCATTTAGTAAATTCTAACTCTTTACATTAAATATAAAAGTAATTTCTAGATTTATTATATTGATTATTTTAAAGATATTTTAATAAAAAATGAAAAAAATATATTTAATGAAGAATTAAGTTTAATATAATTGTTATCAAGATAAAATAAAATTAACAATCCTATTATATTTATTATTATCAAATAAAGGAATAGTCATGATAAATACCAAAAGATTTAAACAAGATTTTGAAAATATTTCAAAATTTGGGGCACTTGAGGGAGGCGGCATTACTCGTCTAGCCTTTAGCAAAGAAGATAAAGAGGCAAGAAAGTATTTAAAAGCCCTCATAAAAGAGGCAAATTTAGAGCTTAAAATTGACAATGTAGGCAATATTTATGCAAGATATAGTGATGTAGAAGATCCAAATTTACCTGCAGTTAGTGTTGGATCTCACATTGATAGCGTTCCAAATGGTGGATTTTATGATGGAACTTTGGGTGTTATGGCTGGGCTTGAAGCAATTAGAAGTATTAAAGAAAGTGGCAAAAAACTAAAAAGACCTTTGGAGCTTATAGTCTTTGTTTGTGAGGAGTCAAGTAGGTTTAAAATGGCTACAGTTGGCAGTAAGATTGTAAGTAAAAAACTAAACTTACAAAATTTAAAAGAGCTAAAAGATGAAGATGGTATAAGCTTGTTTGATGTTATGAAAAGCTTTGATTTAAGTCCTGAAATTTTAGAAACTTGTATCTTAAAAGATGGAACTTATCTAGCATATCTTGAATTACACATTGAACAAGGCCCTGTTTTAGAGCATAAAAAAACTCCTGTTGGTTTTGTAAGTGGGATAGCTGCACCAATTAGATATGAGTTTAATATAAAAGGAAGTGCCGATCATAGTGGGGCAACACCTATGAATATGAGAAAAGATGCCTTAGTTTGCGCAAGTAAAATTATCTTAAATATAGAAAAATTTGCAAAAGAGTACAAAACAGCGGTTGCAACTGTTGGGTATGCTAAAACAAAACCAGGAGTTTTAAATGTAATTCCAGGAGAGTGTGTATTAGGCATAGATATAAGAGATATAGACAAGAATAGCCTGCTAGAGCTTGATAAAAGAATTTGTGATATGACAGAAAGTATTTGCAAAGAACAAGATTGTGAATTTGAACTAAAGCAACTTACAAAAGACACGCCTGTAAAGCTAGATGATGAACTAATTTCTATAATGCTAAGCAAGGCAAATGAACTTAAAATACCTAGCATGATCTTGCCAAGCGGCGCAGGTCATGATGCTATGCATATGAAAGGTATAGCAAAACAAGTTGGGATGATTTTTATACCTTGCAAGGATGGGATTAGTCATAATATAAAAGAGGAAATCAACTTTGATGATGCCTTTAAGGCTTGTGAGGTTTTAACACATACTATGCTAGAATTAGCAATTAAATAAAAAAGGATAGATTATGGATAAAATTTCAAATCAAATCTTATCTTTAAAAGATGAGATTATAGAAACTAGGAGATTTTTTCATTCACACCCTGAAACAGGTTGGTTTACATTTTTCACATCAGCTGTAATTGCAGATAAGATGAAAAAATTAGGATATGACTTAAAGCTAGGTAAAGATATTGTTAAAGCTGATTCTAGACAAGGATTAGGCTCAAAAGAGGCTTGCGAAAACGCAATTAAAAGGGCTAAAACCCTGTTAAATGAAGATCAAATTAAATATCTTGATTTTATGGAAGATGGATTAACAGGAGTTGTTGCTGAGATTGACACAAAAAGAGCTGGTAAAACCATAGCTTTTAGATTTGATATTGATGGGGTTGATGTAACTGAAAGTAAAGATGAAACCCATAGACCTTTTAAAGATGGATTTAGAGCTGATATTGATGGAATTACTCACGCTTGTGGACATGATGGTCATATCACAATGGGGCTGTTTTTGGCAAGGCTTATAGCTGAAAACTTAAATGATTTTAATGGCAAATTTAGATTTATCTTCCAAACCGCAGAAGAAGGTACAAGAGGTGCAGTTGGAATGGAAAAAGCTGGGGTTTTAGATAGTGTTGATTATTTACTTGGTGGGCATATCGGTTTTCAAGCTACAACTATGGGAGGTATAATTTGTGGAACAAACAAACTTTTAGCAACAACTAAGTTTGATGTTACTTTAAAAGGTAAAGCTTCTCATGCAGCAGGTGCTCCTCAAAAAGGTGCTAATGCACTTTTAGCGGCAGCACAAATAGCGCTCAATATGCACGGAATTACTCGCCATAGCGATGGAGTTACTAGAATAAATGTAGGAGTTTTAAGAGCTGGGGAGGGAAGAAATGTTATAGCGCCAAATGGATATCTAGCTTGTGAAACAAGAGGTGAAACGACAGAACTTAACAACTTTATGTTTGAAGAGTGTATGAAAATCATAAAAGGTGTTAGTACAATTTACGATGTAAAATATGATGTAAAAGTTACAGGTGGAACAGCTGGCGGAGATAGCGATATAGAAGTAACTGAGCTTTACGAAAGTACAGCTAAAGAATCACCATTTATAGATAATGACAAGATTATTAAAGAATTTGACTTTGGAGCTTGTGAAGATTTTGCTCACTTTATGCAAAGTGTTCAAAAAAGTGGTGGCAAAAGTGGTTACTTAATGATAGGAACAACTCTAAAATCAAGTCATCATAGCTCAACTTTTGATTTTGATGAAAATTCATTACTAGCTGGAATTGATATATTTTTAAGATCTGCGTATAAACTAAACGGAAACAAACAATAAGGAGAGAATATGAAAAAAGCATTGCTTTTAAGTGCCTCAAGCTATAAAGATACAGGCTATCTCAATCACAGCAAAGACTGGATTAAAGAATTTTTGGGCGATTTGGTGAATGAAGAAATTTTATTTATACCATATGCAGGAGTTAGTAGGACAAATGAAGAGTATGAGATTAGAGTAAAAGATTGTCTAGGCATGGATAATATTAAGTCTATTCATAGATATGAAGACAAAAAAGCAGCTATTAAAAATGCAAAAATTATTAGCGTTGGTGGTGGAAATACATTCGTTTTAATGCACTATCTTTATAAATATGATTTGGTTGATACTATTAAAGAGGCAGTTGAAAATGGCACATTATACTTTGGTTGGTCAGCAGGAGCAAATATAGCAGGTGCTACTATGATGACAACAAATGATATGCCAATTATTATGCCAAAATCATTTGATAGTTTAAACATATTCCATTATCAGATAAACCCACACTTCATAAGTGGTAAAATTCCAGGGCATAATGGAGAAAGTAGAGAACAAAGGATTGAGGAGTTTTTAACTATCAATCAAAAAAGTATAGTTTATGCCATGCCTGAAGGAACAGCATTTGTTATAAATGGAGATGAGGCTGAGATCATAGGGCATGATGATATGTTAAAATTTGAGTATAAAAAACCTATTGCTACTATTAAAAATGGTAGTAAAATTAAAATATAAAGGAAATTTATGGAAACGCTAAATTTAATTTTTGCGGTTTTAGGCGTAATAGCAGTTGTTTTGCTATTAATCATGAAATATGACACAAAGACGGTGTTAATAGGAGTTGGTCTAATTCTTTGTGTGATCTCACTTAAGCCAATGAATGGTTTTGAGGCTTTTACTGCAAGTATGACAAAGGCAGGTCTTATAAAAGCAATTTGTGCTAGTATGGGGTTTGCTTTTGTTATGAAATTTACAAAATGCGACCAGCATTTAGTTAGACTCTTAACAAGTCCATTGAAAAATGTTGGTATTTTTCTAATACCGATTACCATAGCAGTTACATATATGATTAACATAGCTATCCCTTCGGCTTCAGGTTGCGCGGCTGCTGTTGGTGCTACTTTAATACCGCTTTTAATGGCTGCAGGAATTAGACCTGAAATGGCTGCAGCTTCAGTACTTGCTGGAACTTTTGGTGGTGTTTTAAGCCCAGGTTCAGCACACAATATTTTTGTAACCGATCTAGTTAGAAAAACAGATCCAACTTTTACTGTTCAAGATGTTATCAAGGTTCAATTTTCAAGTGCTATGTTAGCTTTGGTTATAGTTTTGATAGTTGTTACAGCAGCAGCTATAATATTCAAAGACTATCAAAAAGGTAAAAATTTCTCACTTCCACAAGAAGAAGGTGCAAAAGATCTTGGCGTTCAAAATGTAAATTTCTTATACGCTTTAATGCCATTAGTACCATTAGTTATTTTGATAGTAGGTGCCACTAATTTATCAGAACTTAGCTTTCTTACTTGGACAAAAATGGGAGTTGCTGAAGCAATGATACTTGGTGCTTTAGTTGCAATGGCAGTAACCATGACAAATCCGCAAAATATAACAAAAGAGTTTTTCAATGGTATGGGTAACTCATATGCTAATATTATAGGTATCATAATAGCAGCAGGTGTATTTGTTGCAGGACTTAAAGCTTGTGGTGCTATAGATGCAATTGTGGATTTCTTAAAAGCAGAACAGCACTATGTAAAATTTGGTGGAACATTTATACCATTTTTAATGGGAACTGTTACAGGTTCAGGCGACGCTGCAGCATTTGCATTTAATGAAGCTATTACAACAAAAGCAGCTGAACTTGGATTTGATCAGGCAAAACTAGGAATGGCAGCAGCTATTACAGGGGCATTAGGAAGGACAGCTTCTCCAATAGCAGGAGCTTGCATAGTTTGTGCTGGGATTGCAGGAGCTAATCCGCTTCAAATAGCTAAAAGAACATTCTTTGGTATGCTTTTATCTGTTGCTGCAATTGCATTTTTCATTCTTTAAAAAGGAGATAAAATGGATATAGTTGATAGGTTTATAGGTTATACTAAAATTAACACAACCACAAATAGAGAAAATGGGGCAAATGGCATTATGCCATCTTCCCCAAATCAAATGGAATTAGCAAAGTTAATTAAAAAAGAACTTGAGGATTTAGGCATAAAAGATATAAGCCTAAGTGAAAAAGCTATCTTAATAGCTAAACTACCATCAAATTTAGATAAAAAAGTACCATCTGTTGCGTTTTTTGCACACCTTGATACAAGCGCAGAGCAAACAAATGATACAAAAGCTCAGATAGTAAAATATGAAGGTGGTGATATATGCCTAAATGAAGAACTTGAAATTTACTTAAAAAAGAGTGAATTTAAAGAGCTTGAAAACTATATAGGTGATGATATCATAGTAACTGATGGAACTAGTTTACTTGGTGCTGATGATAAAGCTGCTATTGCAAGTATTGTAAATATGCTTAAATATTTTACTGAAAATACAGATGTGAAACATGGTGAAATAGTAGCTTGCTTTGTTCCTGATGAAGAGCAAGGGCTAAGAGGTGCTAAGGCTTTAGATGCTAGTAAAGTTGGAACTGATTTTGGATATTGTTTGGATTGTTGCGGAATTGGTGAGTTTATATATGAAAACTGGAATGCTGGGGATTGTGTAGTTACTTTTACAGGGGCTTCGGCTCATCCTATGAATGCAAAAGGAAAACTTATAAACTCACTTTTAATGGCTCACAAATTCATCTCTCTTCTTCCAAATGGTGAAGCACCTGAATATACAGAAAATAAAGAGGGTTACTTTTGGGTAAAAGAGTTAAGTGGAAATAGTGCAAAAACTGTTTTAAAGATTGATGTTAGAGAATTTGATGATCAAAAATATAAAAAGAGAATGCAGTTCTTGCAAGATTTAGCTGATGGGCTTAATAAAGTTTGGAATGGTAAAGTTGATATAAAATTAAACGATAGATATGAAAATGTCTATAACTACCTAAAAAATGACAATGCACCTGCTATAGTTTATGCAAAAACAGCATTTAAAAATTTAGGCATAAAACCTATAATCAAACCTATGCGTGGTGGATATGATGGTGCTGTAATCTCAGCAAAAGGCATTCCTTGTCCAAATATATTTACAGGAGCTCATAACTTTCATTCAATCTATGAATACCTACCTGTAAAATCATTAAGAGCGGCAAGTGAAGTTACTAAAGAGATAGTAAAGCTAGTTGCCAAAGATTAAGGTGTTGGGATTTTCCCAACACTTAGATTATAATTACATTTATTTCAAATATTCACTTAAATTTTTAAGTCTTTCTTGGTTAATTTAATTTTCTACTAACAATCTTAATTTCTACAGTTAACTAAATTTTTGGCTTTATGTTACTTTAAAACGCTTTTGGTGTTAATATAAGTTCTTATATTAAAACATTAAAGTGATAAACAAAAATTAAATTGTTAAATAGCAATACTTTTAGCACTATAAAATTTCTATTTTAGCAAATAATTAAACCATAAACTTCTAAATTTACTCCATTTTTTTAGCAGCTAAAATATATCCTAGTTCAGGAATATTTTTAATCTGAATACCAAGTTCTCTCCTTAATCTAAGTATTACATTTTGTATGGCACCTTTACTAGCATACTCGTTTTCATAAACAAATTCTTCAATCATATCATAACTAACTAATTGATTTAAGTTATAAGCAAAGAGCCAAAAAATTTTATTTTGAAGGTATGTTAAATAAATTTCTTCTCCATCTTTGTAGATTTTTTCTTTTTTGATGTTGATGCTTATAGAATCTGAAATTTTTGTTAGTTTTTCATCTTTTTCATAAGTTAGAGTAATGAGCATGGATCTAAGCTCTTTTATATCAATGGGTTTTTTTAAAAACAAAATAGCCCCTTGCTCTATGCTTTTCATCAAATTTAAATCACTATCATACGATGTTAATACTATAAATTTCTGATGTGGTTTTATATTAGAAATTTCCTTCATCATCTCAAAGCCATTCATATTAGGCATGTGAATATCTGTTATGATAATATCAATTTTATATTTATTAAATTTTTCTAATCCATCAAGTCCGTTTTTTGCCCCATAGATGCTATTGCAATATGGCTTTAACCCTTCTACTAAAAGATCTCTTGAAATTTCATCATCTTCTACTATTAAAATTGAAAGTTTTTTTAATGAATTTATAGATTCACTCATCTTTTTTATCCTTTAATTTTCTATCAAAACTTAGTTCAAATATGGTTGGATTGACGCTATTTAAAAGTCTAATATCACCACTTATCTTTGAATTTGCTAATCTTTTTCCAAAATAAAGCCCTATACCATTTCCAAATTCCTTAGTGGTTTTTGGCTGAGAAAAAATTTTTCTGCTCATGGCATCGCTAATACCAACTCCAAACTCACTAATCTGAATATAGCACTTTTCATCATCAAATCTTACAAATATAGTTATCTTTCTTTTTTGAATATCATCTTTAAATTTTTCTACTAATGCGTCTTTTGAATTATGTATTAAAATTAGTAAAATTTGCTGAACTATATTTTCTATCTGATAAACATTTTTATCTTCAAAATCACTCAAAACAACCTGAACATTTACTCCACTTAACTCTGTATGCATCAATGTTATTAAGTTTAGTATACATTCTCTTATGCTAAAATCTTGAATATTTTCGCTAGTTTTATAAAAATTTCTAAAAATTTCAATAGTACTACTTAATAAAGAGATTGATTTTTCCCCTTTCTCTAGCATATTCTCTAACATATCTTCACTTAGTCTGTTTTCCTTTTTTAACATTAAAAGAGTAGATATCATTAAATTTAAAGAGTTTACAGGTTGGATAAATTGGTGATTTATTCCACTTATAAGCTCTCCTGCTTCTGCCATTTTTGTTCTATGAGTAAGAAGAATCTCATACTCGTCTTTTCTTTTTTTCACTCTTTTATACATTAAATTATGCATTAAATTTGCCATAAAGGCTAATAATATAAATAAAAAAAGTAATATAAACCCATCTTTGGCAACATTTTTAAAAAATTTATCCAATTCTTTTGTATCATCAGTTCCTGCCCCTATAAACCAGCTAAGTGATGGTATTTCAGCTATGGAAATATAGTTTGAACCTATTGTCATGCTAGTTATATCTTCATCAATTAAAAATATCTCTTTGAATTTCTTTTGAATTTTATTTTTTAACTTCTCATCTTTCATTTGAGTTAAAACTTCGCCACTATGAGTCACTATAAACGAATAAGAGTTTGGAAGCAGTTTGAAGTCACTTACTTTATCAAAAATACTTTTAACCTTAACAACACCACAAAAAACTGCAACAAACTCTTTATTTCTATAGCTTGGAACACATAAATTTAATGTTTCCTCTTTTAAAATTTTATGATTTGGCATAAAATTTACAGTTGGCTTTTTAGTAGCTTTTGTATCTAAATACCATATTAAATTAAAATTTGCTTCTGGAGACTTATCATGATATGGGTTCCCATTTATATATACCTTGCCATCTTCTGT is a genomic window of Campylobacter blaseri containing:
- a CDS encoding M20 family metallo-hydrolase encodes the protein MINTKRFKQDFENISKFGALEGGGITRLAFSKEDKEARKYLKALIKEANLELKIDNVGNIYARYSDVEDPNLPAVSVGSHIDSVPNGGFYDGTLGVMAGLEAIRSIKESGKKLKRPLELIVFVCEESSRFKMATVGSKIVSKKLNLQNLKELKDEDGISLFDVMKSFDLSPEILETCILKDGTYLAYLELHIEQGPVLEHKKTPVGFVSGIAAPIRYEFNIKGSADHSGATPMNMRKDALVCASKIILNIEKFAKEYKTAVATVGYAKTKPGVLNVIPGECVLGIDIRDIDKNSLLELDKRICDMTESICKEQDCEFELKQLTKDTPVKLDDELISIMLSKANELKIPSMILPSGAGHDAMHMKGIAKQVGMIFIPCKDGISHNIKEEINFDDAFKACEVLTHTMLELAIK
- a CDS encoding iron-containing alcohol dehydrogenase; this encodes MENFSFCNPVRVEFGKDKEKNIGKYMSEFEAKKALIIYGSNRIKNSGLFDVVISSLKENGIEFTVCGGVKSNPVLSKVKEGIEIAKKYGADSILAVGGGSVLDSAKAISVGACYDGDVWDFFLGKKPVKALKIFDIITLAATGSEMNSGAVITNEDTLQKYSCISPVMFPKVSVINPELQKSVSREYLVYSASDVIAHSIEAYFTAKNRPNLINLQVEANIKTIMRTTEILLDKPDDYNARAEFAWAATMALNGLTHLGLGGYSFPNHMIEHAMSAVSDCPHGAGLSVIMPAWMMWYRDNNIEQFKRFAYEIFGLNEAKDGILALKKWFEKIGTPTKLSELKIEGEILDEVKNVAINSTKKYGVTEFYSKKVIDEIFELAK
- a CDS encoding sensor histidine kinase, which translates into the protein MKIISEYNFKFYIAIVLFSIFIIAFGINIYSNAKNQIVNILDKDKITTSQNIVEMFQFWIDEKILSLISASKLIENEDILEDDGKIKKFMRTFLDASTNFDLVQLLTEDGKVYINGNPYHDKSPEANFNLIWYLDTKATKKPTVNFMPNHKILKEETLNLCVPSYRNKEFVAVFCGVVKVKSIFDKVSDFKLLPNSYSFIVTHSGEVLTQMKDEKLKNKIQKKFKEIFLIDEDITSMTIGSNYISIAEIPSLSWFIGAGTDDTKELDKFFKNVAKDGFILLFLFILLAFMANLMHNLMYKRVKKRKDEYEILLTHRTKMAEAGELISGINHQFIQPVNSLNLMISTLLMLKKENRLSEDMLENMLEKGEKSISLLSSTIEIFRNFYKTSENIQDFSIRECILNLITLMHTELSGVNVQVVLSDFEDKNVYQIENIVQQILLILIHNSKDALVEKFKDDIQKRKITIFVRFDDEKCYIQISEFGVGISDAMSRKIFSQPKTTKEFGNGIGLYFGKRLANSKISGDIRLLNSVNPTIFELSFDRKLKDKKDE
- the dcuC gene encoding C4-dicarboxylate transporter DcuC — encoded protein: METLNLIFAVLGVIAVVLLLIMKYDTKTVLIGVGLILCVISLKPMNGFEAFTASMTKAGLIKAICASMGFAFVMKFTKCDQHLVRLLTSPLKNVGIFLIPITIAVTYMINIAIPSASGCAAAVGATLIPLLMAAGIRPEMAAASVLAGTFGGVLSPGSAHNIFVTDLVRKTDPTFTVQDVIKVQFSSAMLALVIVLIVVTAAAIIFKDYQKGKNFSLPQEEGAKDLGVQNVNFLYALMPLVPLVILIVGATNLSELSFLTWTKMGVAEAMILGALVAMAVTMTNPQNITKEFFNGMGNSYANIIGIIIAAGVFVAGLKACGAIDAIVDFLKAEQHYVKFGGTFIPFLMGTVTGSGDAAAFAFNEAITTKAAELGFDQAKLGMAAAITGALGRTASPIAGACIVCAGIAGANPLQIAKRTFFGMLLSVAAIAFFIL
- a CDS encoding amidohydrolase is translated as MDKISNQILSLKDEIIETRRFFHSHPETGWFTFFTSAVIADKMKKLGYDLKLGKDIVKADSRQGLGSKEACENAIKRAKTLLNEDQIKYLDFMEDGLTGVVAEIDTKRAGKTIAFRFDIDGVDVTESKDETHRPFKDGFRADIDGITHACGHDGHITMGLFLARLIAENLNDFNGKFRFIFQTAEEGTRGAVGMEKAGVLDSVDYLLGGHIGFQATTMGGIICGTNKLLATTKFDVTLKGKASHAAGAPQKGANALLAAAQIALNMHGITRHSDGVTRINVGVLRAGEGRNVIAPNGYLACETRGETTELNNFMFEECMKIIKGVSTIYDVKYDVKVTGGTAGGDSDIEVTELYESTAKESPFIDNDKIIKEFDFGACEDFAHFMQSVQKSGGKSGYLMIGTTLKSSHHSSTFDFDENSLLAGIDIFLRSAYKLNGNKQ
- the pepT gene encoding peptidase T → MDIVDRFIGYTKINTTTNRENGANGIMPSSPNQMELAKLIKKELEDLGIKDISLSEKAILIAKLPSNLDKKVPSVAFFAHLDTSAEQTNDTKAQIVKYEGGDICLNEELEIYLKKSEFKELENYIGDDIIVTDGTSLLGADDKAAIASIVNMLKYFTENTDVKHGEIVACFVPDEEQGLRGAKALDASKVGTDFGYCLDCCGIGEFIYENWNAGDCVVTFTGASAHPMNAKGKLINSLLMAHKFISLLPNGEAPEYTENKEGYFWVKELSGNSAKTVLKIDVREFDDQKYKKRMQFLQDLADGLNKVWNGKVDIKLNDRYENVYNYLKNDNAPAIVYAKTAFKNLGIKPIIKPMRGGYDGAVISAKGIPCPNIFTGAHNFHSIYEYLPVKSLRAASEVTKEIVKLVAKD
- a CDS encoding response regulator transcription factor, which encodes MSESINSLKKLSILIVEDDEISRDLLVEGLKPYCNSIYGAKNGLDGLEKFNKYKIDIIITDIHMPNMNGFEMMKEISNIKPHQKFIVLTSYDSDLNLMKSIEQGAILFLKKPIDIKELRSMLITLTYEKDEKLTKISDSISINIKKEKIYKDGEEIYLTYLQNKIFWLFAYNLNQLVSYDMIEEFVYENEYASKGAIQNVILRLRRELGIQIKNIPELGYILAAKKME
- the pepE gene encoding dipeptidase PepE, whose amino-acid sequence is MKKALLLSASSYKDTGYLNHSKDWIKEFLGDLVNEEILFIPYAGVSRTNEEYEIRVKDCLGMDNIKSIHRYEDKKAAIKNAKIISVGGGNTFVLMHYLYKYDLVDTIKEAVENGTLYFGWSAGANIAGATMMTTNDMPIIMPKSFDSLNIFHYQINPHFISGKIPGHNGESREQRIEEFLTINQKSIVYAMPEGTAFVINGDEAEIIGHDDMLKFEYKKPIATIKNGSKIKI